The Taeniopygia guttata chromosome 6, bTaeGut7.mat, whole genome shotgun sequence genome contains a region encoding:
- the KAZALD1 gene encoding kazal-type serine protease inhibitor domain-containing protein 1: MSEAKPLSISCLVLSLLSLHWALLQLGQAFPSTSDYLQRGWQRLLEEGEGCTECQPEECPMPRGCLAGTVRDACDCCWECANLEGQICDLDNTNHFYGKCGEHLECRLDAGDMRHGEVPEPQCACLSHLALCGSDGKTYAQICRFLEAAHAHPDANLTVAHEGPCEAEPQITSPPYDTWNVTGQDVIFGCEVFAYPMASIEWRKDGTEMLLPGDDPHISVQFRGGPQKYEVTGWLQIQGVRVTDEGTYRCFARNRVGEAVALASLTVFTPDQLNLTDFSVLKPHVTPEDYRESEEDYY, translated from the exons ATGTCTGAAGCCAAgcccctcagcatctcttgcCTCGTGCTTTCCTTGCTCTCCTTGCACTGGGCTTTGCTCCAGCTGGGCCAGGCTTTTCCCAGCACCTCTGACTACCTCCAGCGGGGCTGGCAACGGCTGCTGGAGGAAGGGGAGGGCTGCACTGAGTGCCAGCCCGAGGAGTGCCCGATGCCACGCGGGTGCCTGGCAGGCACAGTGCGGGATGCCTGTGACTGTTGCTGGGAATGTGCCAACCTTGAGGGACAGATCTGTGACCTGGACAACACCAACCACTTCTACGGCAAGTGTGGGGAGCACCTGGAGTGCCGGTTGGATGCTGGGGACATGCGTCACGGAGAGGTGCCCGAGCCCCAGTGTGCCTGCCTCTCCCACCTGGCCCTCTGCGGCTCTGACGGCAAAACCTACGCCCAGATCTGCAGGTTCCTGGAGGCTGCCCATGCTCACCCTGATGCCAACCTCACTGTGGCCCATGAAGGTCCCTGCGAGGCAG AGCCTCAGATCACCTCTCCTCCCTATGACACATGGAACGTCACCGGACAGGATGTCATCTTTGGCTGCGAGGTCTTCGCCTACCCCATGGCATCCATTGAGTGGAGGAAGGAtggcacagagatgctgctgcctggagatgACCCCCACATCTCTGTCCAG ttCAGAGGTGGCCCCCAGAAATATGAAGTGACAGGCTGGCTCCAGATCCAGGGTGTGCGGGTGACGGATGAGGGCACGTACCGCTGCTTCGCCAGGAACAGGGTCGGGGAGGCGGTGGCACTGGCCAGCCTGACTGTCTTCACTCCGG ACCAACTCAACCTGACAGACTTCTCCGTGCTGAAGCCCCACGTGACACCTGAGGACTACAGGGAGAGTGAGGAGGACTACTACTAG